In the genome of Gemmatimonadaceae bacterium, the window TGTCCGCCGCCGATGTCTCGCGCGTGCGCGCGGCCACAGCCGGTCGCGCCAGGCCGTGGACCGCAGCCGAATTGCAGTCGCTGCCGTAGCGCTCCGGGCAGACGACCGCCGAATGCTGAACCCTCAGCCGGGAAACGTCGGTGTCATGCCCAGGTTGTGGAACAGAAACGCGTACACATCGGCCGTTTCCGCGATGCTCTTGGTCAGCGACGAACTGCCGTGTCCCGACTGCGTTTCAACGCGGATCAGTACCGGACGCTCGCCCCGATGCGCTTCCTGCAGTCGCGCGGCGAACTTGAACGAGTGTGCCGGCACCACCCGATCGTCATGATCGCCTGTCGTGATGAGCGTGGCCGGATAGTCGACGCCGTCGCGCAGGTTGTGCAGCGGCGAGTAGGCCAGCAGATACCGGAATGCCTCGGCGTCGTCGCTGGAGCCGTAGTCGGCAATCCAATTCCATCCGATCGTGAAGTGGTGGAAGCGGAGCATATCCATGACGCCCACGGACGGCAGCGCCACGCGCGCGAGTTCCGGTCGCTGGGTCATGATCGCCCCAACCAGCAAGCCACCGTTGGACCCCCCTTGCACCGCGAGTCGTTCAGACCGCGTGTAGCCGCGGGCGATCAGCCACTCGGCCACAGCGATGCCATCGTCGAACACATTCTGTTTGCGCGATTTCATGCCCGCCCGGTGCCAGTCTTCTCCGTACTCGCCGCCGCCGCGCAAATTGGCCTGCACGTACACACCGCCTTGTTCCAAAAACGCGACGCGCAGCGCACTGAATGCGGGTGGCAGTGAGACGTTGAAGCCGCCGTATCCGTAGAGCAGGGTCGGGTTGTTGCCGTCCAACACCAGGCCTTTCTTCGCCACGATGAACGCCGGGACCCGCGTTCCGTCCTTGCTGTTCACGAACACCTGCCGCGTCTCGAATTGCGACGGATCGAATGGCAAGGCGACATCATGGAGCTGGTGGCTGGCGCCACTCGCGATGTCGTACGCGTAGACGGTGGCCGGTGCGGTGAATGACGTGAAGGTGTAGTACACCAGGTCGGCGTCGCGTTCGCCGAGGAAACCGACAGCGGTCCCGAGTCCGGGCAACACGATCTCGCGCTCGAACGTACCGTCACGTTGGTGCACCGCCATGCGCGTCGTGACATCATGCAGGTAGCTGGCGAATAACCGACCACCCGCCGAGGTGACCCCTTCGAGCGGCTCGGCGCGTTCGGCGATGACCGTGGTCCAGTGCGGTTCCTCGGGATCGGCGAGATCGATGCGGACGACACGGCGATTGGGCGCGTGCCGATTGGTCAGCACCAGCAGGGAGTTGCCGTCGTTGTCGATGACGTGCATCTCGTCGTCGAAGCCAGGCCAGATCGATCGGATCTCGCCCTCGGGCTGTTGCAGGTCGAGCACCGAAAATGCCGTGCCATCCTTGCCATTGCCCCGGTCACTCACATACAGCACCGCGAAGCGCTCGTCTTCGGTCGTGACGACCTGATGGAAACGCTGCGCATTGACCGAGTCGCGATAGACGATTCGATCCGATGCCTGTGACGTTCCGAGGGTGTGAAAGTAGACCTGATGGTCTTCATTCATCGACGAATACGCCGCGGCCGTGTTGTCCGGTTCGGGGTAGCGGCTGTAGAAGAAGCCATCGACGAACCAGGCGATGGCGGAGACCTTCACCCAGTCGATGCGATCGGGAAGATCCTCCCGGGTGGCCAGATCCATGACGCGGATCTGCTGCCAGTCCGAGCCCGCGGCACTGATCATGTATGCGACGCGGGTTCCGCGACCGTCGAACGTGACACTGGCGATGCGCGTGGTCCCGTCGACGGACATCGCATTCGGATCGAGCAGGATTTCGGGAGTCCCGGCCTCACCGGCCTGGAGGAAGTACACGGCCTGGTTCTGCAGCCCGGTGTTCCGGGTGAACAGGTGCCAGTGATGCTTCACCAAGGGTGCCGACACACGCGGGTAGTCCACCAACTGCGTCAGCCGCGCTCGCAGGGCATCGCGAAAGGGGATGGCATCCAGCCAGGCGAAGGTGACCGCATTCTGTGCCGCAACCCACGCTCCGGTCTCCTCGGAGGTATCGTCCTCCAGCCAACGGTAGGGGTCAGGAACCGGGGTGCCGTGCAGCCAGTCCAGCTGGTCCGCCTTCCGCGTCGTTGGGTACATCACAAATATTATCGTCGATTGTGGGGGATTTCGCGGCTAGGGAACAATAGCCCACTGGCGTAGACGCCCGGACCCCCCTTATTCTTCCAAGCTCCACCAGAATATCGGTGTAGTGTAGCAGGGCTTCCTGGGGACTGACGCGGCGTGCCGCGACAGATGCCTCGGCGGCGATGCCATGTCGGGTCCGGTCGGGGGACTTCGCTCCCGAATCCGCGTCATGGCCTCTCGCGACGGCTTCGTTTCCGGTGTGCCACCGGATCGACCGGATCAGTGGCACCCAATACCGGGCTATTCAAGCGGCCCCGGAGCGACATATGCATCCGTTCATCGAAACGCAGAAAGAGTGGCTGAAGACCAACATCCCGCCATTCCGCCCGGGTGACACCGTGCGCGTCAACGTGCGCGTGAAGGAAGGCGACAAGGAACGCATTCAGGCGTTTGAAGGTGTGTGCATCGCCCGCCGCGGTGGTGGCGTGAGCGAGACGTTCACGGTGCGCAAGATCTCCAACGGCGTAGGCGTTGAGCGTATCTTCCCGCTGCATAGCCCGATGATCGCTGACATCGTCTGTGTGCGTCGTGGTGCGGTGCGTCGTGCCAAGCTGTATTACCTGCGCGACGTGGTCGGCAAGGCCGCGCGCATCAAGGAGCGCAAGGTCACGCGGGTGACACCCGCCAAGTAAGGGATCGCGGGTCCGACGCGAGCGCCAGGCGAGCGCGTTGTGGCACGGTGGAGTCCGATCGAGCGCACGGTGCGCGCGGAGTTCGGACCGCTGATTGCCGGAGTCGACGAGGTTGGACGGGGCCCGCTTGCGGGCCCCGTTGTCGCATGCGCGATCGTCATGCCGCCCGACCAGCGTGCCATCGCCGGTGTCAATGACTCCAAGCAGTTGAGCGCGGCAACGCGCGATGCACTGGCCGTACGCATCCGTGAGCGCGCGTTGATCATCGCGCTGGGCGCGGCGTCGGTGCGTGAGGTTGACCGCCTGAACATCTATCATGCGACGGTGCTGGCGATGCAGCGGGCCCTGTTGCGTGTCGCGAAGCGACTGGGCCGGCCACCGGATCATGTGCTCGTGGACGGCAATCCCATTCGCACGCTTGGACACGCGCACACGGCCGTGGTCAAGGGCGATGCGAAATGCTATGCCATCGCGTGCGCATCGATTGTCGCCAAGGTGACCCGCGACCGACTGATGCATGACCTCGCGGTGCGGTATCCCGGATTTGCGTGGGAGCGAAACGCCGGGTACGGGACTCCCCAGCATCTCGGCGCGCTGGCGGTGCAGGGCCTGACGCCCCATCATCGTCGGAGCTTCTGTCTTGACGAACAAGTGACGCTGCACGACCTCTTGTTCGACACCTCCAACCCC includes:
- a CDS encoding S9 family peptidase, translated to MYPTTRKADQLDWLHGTPVPDPYRWLEDDTSEETGAWVAAQNAVTFAWLDAIPFRDALRARLTQLVDYPRVSAPLVKHHWHLFTRNTGLQNQAVYFLQAGEAGTPEILLDPNAMSVDGTTRIASVTFDGRGTRVAYMISAAGSDWQQIRVMDLATREDLPDRIDWVKVSAIAWFVDGFFYSRYPEPDNTAAAYSSMNEDHQVYFHTLGTSQASDRIVYRDSVNAQRFHQVVTTEDERFAVLYVSDRGNGKDGTAFSVLDLQQPEGEIRSIWPGFDDEMHVIDNDGNSLLVLTNRHAPNRRVVRIDLADPEEPHWTTVIAERAEPLEGVTSAGGRLFASYLHDVTTRMAVHQRDGTFEREIVLPGLGTAVGFLGERDADLVYYTFTSFTAPATVYAYDIASGASHQLHDVALPFDPSQFETRQVFVNSKDGTRVPAFIVAKKGLVLDGNNPTLLYGYGGFNVSLPPAFSALRVAFLEQGGVYVQANLRGGGEYGEDWHRAGMKSRKQNVFDDGIAVAEWLIARGYTRSERLAVQGGSNGGLLVGAIMTQRPELARVALPSVGVMDMLRFHHFTIGWNWIADYGSSDDAEAFRYLLAYSPLHNLRDGVDYPATLITTGDHDDRVVPAHSFKFAARLQEAHRGERPVLIRVETQSGHGSSSLTKSIAETADVYAFLFHNLGMTPTFPG
- a CDS encoding ribonuclease HII, which produces MARWSPIERTVRAEFGPLIAGVDEVGRGPLAGPVVACAIVMPPDQRAIAGVNDSKQLSAATRDALAVRIRERALIIALGAASVREVDRLNIYHATVLAMQRALLRVAKRLGRPPDHVLVDGNPIRTLGHAHTAVVKGDAKCYAIACASIVAKVTRDRLMHDLAVRYPGFAWERNAGYGTPQHLGALAVQGLTPHHRRSFCLDEQVTLHDLLFDTSNPYRESSP
- the rplS gene encoding 50S ribosomal protein L19, coding for MHPFIETQKEWLKTNIPPFRPGDTVRVNVRVKEGDKERIQAFEGVCIARRGGGVSETFTVRKISNGVGVERIFPLHSPMIADIVCVRRGAVRRAKLYYLRDVVGKAARIKERKVTRVTPAK